The genomic DNA ACGTCCCGAGTCCGGCGACGGTCCCGAGCAGTGGGCCCATGCCGCGCTCGATGTAGACGTACGACCCGCCGGATTCGGGCATGGCCGTCGCCATCTCCGCCTTCGAGAGCGCCGCGGGGAGGACGAGGATGCCGGCGACGAGGTAGGCCAGCACCACGGCCGGCCCGGCGATACCGACGGCCAGCGCGGGCAGGATGAAGATGCCGCTCCCGACCATGGCGCCGATGCTGATGGCGACGACGCTCGCCAGTCCGAGGTCGCGCTCGAGCTCCTTCCCCATTATCCACCGACCCTCTTTCGCTCGTCGGACTCGGTCGAGGGGGCCGCTGGCGTCGGGTCCGCGGGGGCGAAGGTGTCGGCCGTTGCCCGTGTGAGGGCTCCGGAGACACAGATCGGCTCGATGTCGGCGGCTTCGAACGCCTCGCGCCGATCCGGGTCGTTCACGAGCGCGACGACCCTGTCGGCACCGAACAGCCGGGGGGCCTTCGCGCCGAGCATCAGGTTCCGCGCGTCGGACGATGTCGCGACGACGACCGTCGCCGCCGTCCGGCCGACCGCGGATGCTGCCGTCTCGACCGCCACGTCGCTGGCAGCCACGCGGTCGCTGGCAGCCGCCGTGTCGTCGAGGAGCGTTACGTCCTGACCGCGTGCGGTCAGTTCGGTCGCGATCTCGAGGCCAATCGGGCCGCCCCCGAGGACGAGTACTTCCTGGGTCATGTGCATGGCCCCGAGCCACCCATCCGGGGGCGACGACCGGTGGCTACCGGCCCTTAATTGTCCAAACGTCATAAAGATATCGAAATAAAATTATTTCTGCAACTTCTTGCCGCCATTTTACTATTCGATACGATTAATCGGTTCAGAATCCCGGATTGGTTCCGTTCTCGGGGAGGGAGACGGCCGCGAGCCGACAGCGTGCAGCCACGCCCCTCGTCGATGCCGAACCTGCCGTCCGGGTCGGCCACGGGAGCGTGATGGCGGACGGATCAGCCGCATCGGCGAGGCATCACGCGCCGGTCGCACGCACGAACGACACCCTTTCCCCCCGGACCCGCCTCGCTCGCGTATGGACGAGGCCGCCGCGGAGACGCTCGTGGAGTGGCGCGAATGGGGCGCCGACGCCTTCGACGCCGCCGACGCGCGCACCTGCCCCGTGTTGCTGTCGGTGACGGCGCCGTGGTGCACCCACTGCCGGGCGATGGACGAGGAGACGTACGCCGAGCCACGCGTGGCCGCGCACCTGAAGGACGGGTTCGTCACGGTCCGGGTCGACGCCGACCGCCAGCCCCGCGTCCGGGAGCGGTACAACGTCGGTGGGTTCCCCGCGACCGCCTTCCTCACGCCGGACGGCGAGGTCCTGACGGCCGCGGGCTACCTCGGACTGGACGGGTTCCGCGACATCCTCGATTCGGTGCGCCGGACCTGGGACGCGAAGGGGACCACTGCGGGGTCCGTGCCGCGGGCGCTGGGCGACGAGCCGCCCGCCGGCGAGGTCACCTCGCAGGTCGAGGCACACATGGTCGACCGCGTCACCGGCGGCTTCGACGGGGAGTTCGGCGGCTGGGGCGAGGGCGCGAAGTTCCCGCTCCCGCGCGCGGTCGAGTTCGCAGCCAAGCGCGAGCGCACCCGCGACCACGCCACCCGCACGCTCGAGGCCATCCACGCCCACCTGCTCGACACGTACGACGGCGGGTTCTACCGCTACGCCGACAGCCGGGACTGGTCGGGCCTCCACCGGGAGAAACTCACCGACGAGAACGCCGCACTCGTCCGGGCGTTCGCGACGGGCTACCTCTACACGGGTAACGAGACCTACCGCGAGGCCGCCGAGGCCACCGTCGACTACCTCACCACCGACCTCTGGGTCGACGACGCGGGCGAGCGTGGCGCCTTCGCCGGGAGCCAGGCCGGCGGGGACTACTTCACGCTCCCCGCGAGCGAGCGCGAGGACGCCGACCCGCCGGGCGTCGACGAGACCGTCTTCGCCGACCGGAACGGTCTCGTGGCCGACGCGCTGTGCCGCTTCCACGCCGTCACGGACCACGAGGGCGCGGCGCGGTACGCCGAGCGCGCGCTGGAGACGGTGCTCGACGAGCTGGTCGAGGGCGGCGAGGTGACCCACTTCCCGCCGGCGGCGGCCGACGAGGGCGAGGTCGTCGAGTCGGGCCTGCTCGTCGACGGGGCGCGCCTGCTGACGGGCCTGACCACGGCGGCGCAGGTGCTCGGGGGCGACCGCTGGCTCGACGCCGCTCGCGCGGTCGCCGACCGGACCCTCGACCTGCAGGACGACACCGGCGCGTTCCGCGACGGCCCCGCCGAGGGACCGGGCCTGCTGGACCGCCCGCTCCGCCCGCTGGACACGAACGTCGAGGTCGCCGACGGCCTCATCGACCTCGCGGCGCTGACCGGCGAGGACCGGTACCGCGAGGCGGCGGCCGACGCGCTCGGCGCGTTCGCGGGCGCCGCCGGCCGGATGGGCGTCGAGGTGGCGGGCTACGCGACGGCCTGCGCCCGGCACGTCAACGACCCGCTCGTGGTCGAGACGCCGCCCGCCGGGAGCGACCTCCACCGCGCCGCGCTGCGGGTCGCCGACCACGAGAAGGTCGTGGTCCCGGGCGAGCGCGAGGACGCCGTCGCACGTCGTGGGGCGTCGGCCTCGGACCCGGCGGCAGCGCCGGCAGAGATCGGCCGAGCGGTCGCCGCCGTCGACCGACCGGACGGGCCCGGGGCCGGGGATAGCCGGGGAAAGTAAACAACTCTCCAGACGGGTAAACTTCCTCAGTGTTTATAGGTGTCGGCGTCCCACGACCGGTATGGCGAGTCTCAGGGACCTCGGGCTGTCGGAGTACGAGGCACGGGCCTACCGGTCCTTGCTGAAGACCGGCCCGACGACGGCGAAGGAGCTCTCCCGCGTGAGCGACGTCCCGATGGGCCGCATCTACGACGTGCTCAACAGCATCGAGCAGTACAACCTCGTCCGGTCCCAGTCCGCGAGCCGGCCGAAGAAGTACGTCGCCGTCGAGCCCGAGACGGCGCTGGACCGGCTGCTCGAGGACAAGAAGCGCGAACTCGAGGAGAAGGCCAGCCAGTACGAGTCCATCGTCGACGAGCTGGAGGGGGAGCTGGAGACCGCGGAGCCGGTCGAGGAGCGCTTCTGGACCGCTGCCGTGGGGGCCGACGAGGCCGCCGACCTCCTGCTCGAGCGCATCGCCGCCGCCGACTCCCGCATCGTCATCGTCCTCTCGACGTACACGGAGCAGTACTTCGACATCCGCGAGGTCGGCAACGCCCTGCTGGACAGCCTGCAGGAGGCCCTGGAACGCGACGTCGAGGTCGACTTCCTGATGAAGCCCGAACTCGTCCCGACGCTCCCGCCGGAGTTCGGCGACCGCTACAGCGAGACCCTCAGCGAGTACGACGCCTTCGAGGTCCGCACCGTCGATGACGTCTCCGGGACGTTCACGCTGGTCGACGAGAGCGAGGTCGTCATCGAGGTCCCCCACCCGCTCCAGTCCGAGGAGGTGTTCGCGATGCTGAACCTGAAGGACCGCGAGTTCGCCGCCAGCGTCCGCGAGGAGTTCCGCCCCCGGTGGGAGGCGGCCGAGGAACTGCTGCTGTAGCGGGACCGCCGGGCCGGCTCCCGGGGGACCGCTCCCGAGGTTATATCCGGGCCACCTGCGATGTCGGCCCTGGAACAACAGATGGTGTCGCTGTCCGTCCTGACCGTCGCGGGGCTCCTGGTGGCCGTGTTCGTCGGGTTCAACATCGGCGGGTCGTCGACGGGGGTGGCGTTCGGCCCGGCGGTCGGCTCCCGGCTGGTCCGGAAGGCGACCGCCGCCGCGCTGTTCCTCGCCTTCGCCTTCCTCGGCGCGTGGACGGTCGGGCGGAACGTCATCGCGACGATGAGCAGCAGCATCGTCCCGGCGGTGCAGTTCACGCCGCTCACGAGCGTCGTCGTCCTGTTCTTCACCGGGCTGTCGCTGTTCATCTCGAACCTCTACGGCGTCCCGGCGTCGACCTCGATGACCGCCGTCGGCGCCATCGTCGGCCTCGGGCTGGCCTCGGACACGCTCAACCGGGCGCTGATGTTCGTCATCGTCTCGGCGTGGATCGTCGCGCCCCTGCTGAGCTTCACCGTCGGCGTCGTCGTCGGGCGCTACGTCTACCCCTACCTCGACCGCTACGTCGCGTTCACGAAGTTCGACCTCCACCTCGTCCAGCTCGACCGCTCCGGGCGGGTACCACGCCCCCGGTTCAACAGGAACGCCTCCCCCCGGGACGTCGTCGGGTCGCTGTCGGTGGTCGTCATCGGCTGTTACATGGCGTTCTCGGCGGGCGCGTCGAACGCCGCCAACGCCGTCGCGCCCCTGGTCGGCGCGGGCGGCCCGCTCACCGTCGACCAGGGGGTCCTGCTCGCGGTGTTCGCCTTCGGGCTGGGCGGGTTCACCATCGCCCGCCGCACCCTGGAGACGGTCGGCGACGACATCACCGAGTTGCCGATCCTGGCCTCGCTCATCGTCTCCGTGGTCGGCGGGACGGTCATCACGGTGCTCTCGCAGTTCGGCATCCCCGCGAGCCTGGCGGTCTCGACCACCTCGACCATCATCGGGCTAGGCTGGGGCCGGGCGAGCCGGGCGGCGACCCTGGCCGAACTGGCGAAACCGACGCCCGAACGCCCGGATCTGGAGGTCGCGACCGGGGCGCTGGTCACCTCACGCGTCGAGGAGGCCCCCACCAGCCCGACCATCGGCGACATCGCGCGCCAGGAAGAGCCCGCGGAGCCGGACGACGAGGTGCCGGACGTCCCCGACGTCGGCGCCGAGGGGCCGGCGGATCTGGACGAGCGGAGCCTGTTCGACGCCGGGGCCGCCAAGCGCATCGCCTCGATGTGGGTGCTGACGCCCGCGCTCGCGGTCACGGCATCCTATCCCGTGTTCCTGCTGCTGTTGTGAGCAGGCCGTTCGGCTAGTCGTTACACCCAAATCATTCGCGTTCAAAGCCCCGATACCGACGAGATGCGTCACCCATGACCACACCAGACGCCGAATCGTTCCCGACACCGAGGCCGTGGTATCGGTCACGAACCGCCGAGACAGTGCTGGGTGTCGGGCTCTGTCTGGCCATCGCGGCGATGTACGCCGTCCTGCGGTACACGGAGCTCCCGTGGTTCGTCGACCGGACGGCGGCGCTGATGCTGTTCCTCTCCATCCTCGGGATGGTGGTCGTCTCCGGGCGCGTCGTGACCAGGACCTTCGGCCGACGGCGGAACTACTAGGTGGGCCCCGAACCGAACCGCGAAGGCGCTCGTGCTAGTCGTCGGTCGTCGGCGACTGCTCCGGCTCCGCTTCGGGCGCGCCCGACCGCGAGGTCGTGACGTACACCGACTCGGTGTCGAAGACGAACTCGTCGAGGAAGGCGACGACGTAGACGATGCTCTGGAAGAAGAAGTAGAACCAGAGCGTGAACGCCGCGAGGTACTCGACGGGGTGGTGCGAGTAGCCCTCGCGCCAGTCGCGGGCGAAGATGAGGTACGAGCAGACGACCGGACCCAGCCCGATGGCGGTCCAGAGGTAGTCGTCGAAGGGGAGCCAGGTCGAGCTGTCGAGGACGAACTGGTCGAGGACGAACAGCGGTGCCACGAGGACGAGCAGGACCGGCAGGAGCGCGTAGCTGAAGGTGTAGATGGCGTCGGCACGCTGGCGGCGGTCGAGGGTGTCGTTGCGCGAGAGCGGAAGCAGGTGGCGCACCGCGACCTGCATCCAGCCGCGGGCCCAGCGCGAGCGCTGGCTCCACCAGCCCGACAGGGTAGCGGGGTTCTCCTCGAAGGTGAGGATGTAGGGGTCGACCTGGAGCCGCTTGCCGTGGGCGTGGATGCGCGCCGACATATCGATGTCCTCGACGAGAACGTCCTCGTCGAACATCCCGAGTTCATCGAACATCTCGGCCCGGAAGAAGGCCTGGCCGCCGCCGAAGATGGTGAAGCCGCCGAACACCTGGCGGCCGAACAGGTCCGCCAGCTCGGCGATGTGGCGCTCGATGGTGGCGTGGAGCGCGAGCAACGAATCGGTGGGGTTCCGGCCGTAGCACCGGCCCTTCACGCACCAGATCTCGTCGTCGGACTCGAACCAGCGGACGGCACGGGAGACCGCGTCGGGCGCGAACTCGTGGTCGGCGTCGATGCTGGCGATGAGGTCACCGGTGGCGTACTGGAGCGCGTAGTTGGTCGCCTTGGCCTTGCCGCCGCCGGGCTCGTCCCGCTCGACGGCCTTGACGGCGTCGTACTCGGCGCCGTAGCGCTCGGCGATGGCGCCCGTGCGGTCGGTGGAGTCGGCCTCGTAGCAGACGACGATCTCCAGGCGCTCCCGCGGGTACTCCAGCGCGAGCGCGGCCTCGATGGTGTCCGCGAGGACGGGCTCCTCGTTGTACGCCGGGATGACGACGCTCACCAGCGGCAGGTCGTCGGGGAGGTCACCCGGGGGCTCGGTCCGCGCGAACGCGAGCAGCGAGCTGAGGTACGTCCGACCGACGAGTCCCAGCAGCAGCACCAGCAGGACCGTCCGGAGGGTCCGCTCGTAGGCGACGGAGACCAGCGCGGGGAGGGTGAGGGCACCGACCAGCGCGGCTGCCGTCAGGCCGTAGACCAGGGCCTTGCGGAGGGAGACGCCGGCCGCATCCGCCGTCTTGACTTTCATTGCCGTTGATATTTCCGTCGCGGCCCATAGTGGTTTTCATACGACCCCGAGAGTACGCTCTCCGCGTCGGTTTCCCCGGGATGCGCCGCCACGACGCCGACCGGCTCTGGCACCCACCGGAGGCATCGTCCCGTGATATCGGCCGGCACACCGGGGATGGCAGCCCCGTTCCGCGTCGTTCATGGGTGTGCCGGCCTCGGGTCCACCCGGATGGGTCGCTTCACACGCCGCCGTGCGCGCCGGTGGCTCGCCCGTTGCTGGGGGCGGGCCGCCGCAGCGGCGCGCGCACAGCCCGCCCACGCGCTCGCGCTCGCGCTCGTCACGGCCGCCGGCGTCGCGCTGCGGCTGTACGGGCTCGGCGCCGAGAGCTTCTGGATCGACGAGGCCATCACCGCCACCCTGATCGAGCGGTCCGGCCCGCTGGAGCTGGTCACGGTGGTCCCTCGCGAGCAGCCGCACCTCCCACCGTACTACGTCCTCCTCGACCTCTGGGCCGGCGTCGTCGGGCGGGGTGACGCCGCGCTCCGTGCGCTCTCGGCACTGTTCGGCGTCGCCACGCTCCCCTTCGTCTACGGCGTCGGGCGGCGGCTGTTCGACCGCCGCGTCGGCCTGCTCGCGCTCGCGCTGACCGCGGGCTCGCGGATACAGCTCTACTACGCCCAGGAGGCCCGGATGTACGCGATGCTGACCGCCCTGACCGTGGCCTCGTACTACTGCCTGCTGCGGCGCGACGAGCCGCGCTGGGCGGCCGGCTACGTCGTCACCGCGGCCGGCGCGGCCTACGTCCACCCGTTCGGTGGCCTCGGCGTGCTGGGGGGACTCGCCTACCTCGCGCTCGCCGCCCGGCTCGACGCTCGCGGCCGCCGTTCGAGCGAGTGGCCGGGCATCGCCGGCGACCGGCGTGCGCCCGCCCTCGTCGGGCTGGCGCTCGTCCCGCTGGTCGTCGCGGCGGCCCGCGAGTTCGCCGTCGGCTTCGAGCTGACCTACCTCTCGCGCCCGGGGGTCGACGAGGTCGCCCGCTCCCTGCTCGCCTTCTTCGGGTCGTGGCCCACGCCGGGCGTCGGTGTCGCCGTCGGCGCCCTGCTCGCGCTCCTCGCCGTCGCCGCGTTCACCCGGCTCGCCGTGGCCGCGATGGGCCGCCGCCCCCCCACGCGTGGGGTCGGCGCGACGCTCCTCCTCGCGTGCTGGGCGGCCGTCCCCGTCGCCGTCCTCGTGGCCGCCTCGCACCTCCTGACGCCGGTGTTCTGGTACCGGTACGCGCTGCCGGCGGCGCCGGCCTGCTACCTGCTGGTCGCCCACGGTGGCGTGTGGCTGACCGACCGTGCGGCGGCGTGGCTCGCCGCCCGACGGTCGACCGACACCGGGACGGTGACGGCCACGGACGGCGGGCGCCGCCGCCTCGCACTCGTGCTCCGGGCGGCGCTCGCGCTCGTGCTCGTCTGCTCGCTGGTCCCCTCGGTCGCGGCCTACCACACGACCGACGGGAAGGACCAGTGGGAGGAGGCCGTCGGCGCCGTCGAGTCACGCGCCGACCCGGGGGACCTCGTCCTGGTGGATGGCTGTCTCATGCGGCTCGGCTACGACCGCTATCGGGAACGTGAGGACCTCGCGGTCAGGGGCGTCATCGACGTGGAGTCGGCGATGGGGGTGAGCGAGACCCCACCCGCGGTCGTCGCACGGGCGGTCCGCAACCGCTCGACCGTCTGGACGGTCCTGGCGCACGTCTCCGACCGCGAGGAGCACCGCCTCCGTGACATCGTCCGGGAGACCCATCGCCCGGCGTGGAACGGGTCGTACGTCTCCATCGAGGTGACCCGCTACGAGCGCCGCACCACGGCCGAGCGCGGGGTCGCGAACGGCTCGCTCCCCTCGCGGTCGGCGTTCGACTGCCGGAACCACCTGCTCTGAGGCCGGGGCGCTTCGCCGGGACTATCCGCTCGCCACGCCTCCGTCCGGCCGATGCGCGACGTGGTGCTCGTGACCGTCGACTCGCTGCGGGCGGACACGGTCGGGTTCATGGCCGACCGGGCGCCCGACACGCCGGCCCTCGATTCGCTCGCGGCCCACCCGGCGACGACGGTCGCGACGCGGGCGTTCTCCGTCGGGAGCTACACGAAGATGGCGTTCCCCGGCATCCTGACCGGGACCAGCCCCCGTGCGTACGGCGGCGAGGAGTCGCTGGCCGGGCGGCCCCACGTCGCCGAAGCCTTCGCCGACGCCGACTACCGGACGGGCGCCTTCCACTCGGTCGGCTACCTCTCGCTGGGCACCGGCTACGAGCGCGGCTTCGACCACTTCGACGACGGCATCCACGACCCGGCGGCCGTCGCCGGCCGCCACGACGCGGACGACGGTGATGGCGAGGAGGCGACCGACGCGGCCGGGGCGGCCGCCGGCCCCGTCGCCCGGCTCAAGCGGCTCGCCCGCCGACTCCCGGACGATTCCCTGCCGGCCCGCGCGCTCCGCCGGGGATACGGCGAGGCCCGCTGGCTCTCGATGTGGGCCGGCAGCGAGCCGTACACCGCCGCGGCCGAGTTGACCGACCGCGCCCTCGACTGGCTCGGCCGCGCCGACGGGCCGCACTTCTGCTGGCTGCACTACATGGACCCGCACGTCCCCTACCTCCCGCGCGAGGGGACCGTCTCCGAGGGCGTCTCCCGGCGGCGCGCGGTCCAGTTGATGCGCCGCTCGGAGGGCAACGACCCGGACGCCATGAGCGACACCGACATGCGTGACTTCCGGCGGCTGTACCACGGCGAGACGGCGTACCTCGACCGCCACCTCGGGCGCCTGTTCGAGGGGCTGGAGGCGCTGGACGACCCGCTGGTCGTCCTGTGCTCGGACCACGGCGATGCCTTCGGCGAGCACGGGCTGCTCCGGCACGGCGGCCCGCCGCTGGGGTCGCTCGTCCACGTCCCCTGTCTCGTCCACGACCGCGGCGGCGGGGAGCGTCCCGACGAGGTCCGGACGCCGGTCTCGGCAGTCGACCTCGTGCCGACGCTGCTGGACGGGGCCGGCCTCCCGGGCGACGACCGGCTCGTCGGGCGCTCCGTGTTCGCCCTGCCGGCCGACGGCGACCGGACGGTGTTCGCCTATCGGGGCAACCCGGAGGCGACGCCGTACCACGTCACCGCCATCGACGGCGACCGGCAGGTCGTCCGGCGGCTGTTCGCCCCCGACGGCACCCGAGACGGGACGGAGACGGGCTACCGGCTCGGGACCAGCACCGCCGAGCGGGTCGACGAGCCGGCGCCCGACCTCTCGGCCGCCATCGACGACCACCTGGCCGACCTCGACACGACGGCGGGCGACGACGACCGCCACGAGCCCTCGACGGCCGTCGAGGAGCGGCTGGCGCGGCTGGGGTACCGGGACCGCGACCTCTGAGCGCGGGGCGTCCCGGCAGCGCGCGTCACTCCCCGTCCCCGGCCTCGAACTTCGCGAGCAGGTCGTCGTAGAACGCTCCGTCGCCGTTCGCGCCGTCCCGGGCCAGCTTCTCGACGATGAGTTCGGGCGTCGAGCGCGCGAGGTGGTTCTTCCTCGGCGACCGGTTCACCACGAGTTCCCCGTCCTCCAGGCCGACGGCCTCGATGCCGTCGACGGTCACGTCGATGGCGCACTCGGCGCGGATCTCGGCGGCGAGGTGCGAGACGAAGACGGCCGTGGAGTCGCCCTCGGCGAGCGCCTCGAGGATGCCCGCGATGATCACGGCCGAGGCGCCGGGTTCCGTGATGGACTCCAGTTCGTCCACGAGGACGAGCCGGCGGTCCTCGCCGGCGACGAGGTCGCCGAACTCCCGCAGCGTCGCCTCGAACGCGCCCGCGTCGAGGGTACCCTGGGATTTGGCCTGGTAGTGCAGCGCCTCGAACCGCTCCAGTTCCGCACGCTCGGCCGGGACCGGGAGGCCCATCTGCCCGAGAACGACCGTCAGCCCCACGAGGTCCAGCGTCGAGGTCTTCCCGCCGGAGTTGACCCCCGAGAGGAGCGCCACGCCCGCGACACCGTAGTCGACGGGTTCGACCGCGTCGAACGGCACGTCCAGCAGCGGCGACCGTCCGCCCTCGATGGTGAAACCGTCGCCGTCCGCCGCGAAGGTCGGCATCGTGCAGTCGAAGTCGCGGGCGAAGCGCGCCACGGCGAGTTCGACGTCCAGTTCGAGTGCGGCGTCGACGAGTTCGTGCGCGGGGTCGCGCAGGTCCGCCAGCCGCTCGGCGAGGTCGCGCTTGCGCGCCGTGGCGCGGCGGTCGCGCGCCGCCGTGAGTTCCTCCCGGAGCCGGGAGACGGCGCGCTCGTCGTGCTCGA from Haloglomus litoreum includes the following:
- a CDS encoding NAD-binding protein — translated: MTQEVLVLGGGPIGLEIATELTARGQDVTLLDDTAAASDRVAASDVAVETAASAVGRTAATVVVATSSDARNLMLGAKAPRLFGADRVVALVNDPDRREAFEAADIEPICVSGALTRATADTFAPADPTPAAPSTESDERKRVGG
- a CDS encoding DUF255 domain-containing protein, which gives rise to MDEAAAETLVEWREWGADAFDAADARTCPVLLSVTAPWCTHCRAMDEETYAEPRVAAHLKDGFVTVRVDADRQPRVRERYNVGGFPATAFLTPDGEVLTAAGYLGLDGFRDILDSVRRTWDAKGTTAGSVPRALGDEPPAGEVTSQVEAHMVDRVTGGFDGEFGGWGEGAKFPLPRAVEFAAKRERTRDHATRTLEAIHAHLLDTYDGGFYRYADSRDWSGLHREKLTDENAALVRAFATGYLYTGNETYREAAEATVDYLTTDLWVDDAGERGAFAGSQAGGDYFTLPASEREDADPPGVDETVFADRNGLVADALCRFHAVTDHEGAARYAERALETVLDELVEGGEVTHFPPAAADEGEVVESGLLVDGARLLTGLTTAAQVLGGDRWLDAARAVADRTLDLQDDTGAFRDGPAEGPGLLDRPLRPLDTNVEVADGLIDLAALTGEDRYREAAADALGAFAGAAGRMGVEVAGYATACARHVNDPLVVETPPAGSDLHRAALRVADHEKVVVPGEREDAVARRGASASDPAAAPAEIGRAVAAVDRPDGPGAGDSRGK
- a CDS encoding TrmB family transcriptional regulator; its protein translation is MASLRDLGLSEYEARAYRSLLKTGPTTAKELSRVSDVPMGRIYDVLNSIEQYNLVRSQSASRPKKYVAVEPETALDRLLEDKKRELEEKASQYESIVDELEGELETAEPVEERFWTAAVGADEAADLLLERIAAADSRIVIVLSTYTEQYFDIREVGNALLDSLQEALERDVEVDFLMKPELVPTLPPEFGDRYSETLSEYDAFEVRTVDDVSGTFTLVDESEVVIEVPHPLQSEEVFAMLNLKDREFAASVREEFRPRWEAAEELLL
- a CDS encoding inorganic phosphate transporter yields the protein MSALEQQMVSLSVLTVAGLLVAVFVGFNIGGSSTGVAFGPAVGSRLVRKATAAALFLAFAFLGAWTVGRNVIATMSSSIVPAVQFTPLTSVVVLFFTGLSLFISNLYGVPASTSMTAVGAIVGLGLASDTLNRALMFVIVSAWIVAPLLSFTVGVVVGRYVYPYLDRYVAFTKFDLHLVQLDRSGRVPRPRFNRNASPRDVVGSLSVVVIGCYMAFSAGASNAANAVAPLVGAGGPLTVDQGVLLAVFAFGLGGFTIARRTLETVGDDITELPILASLIVSVVGGTVITVLSQFGIPASLAVSTTSTIIGLGWGRASRAATLAELAKPTPERPDLEVATGALVTSRVEEAPTSPTIGDIARQEEPAEPDDEVPDVPDVGAEGPADLDERSLFDAGAAKRIASMWVLTPALAVTASYPVFLLLL
- a CDS encoding glycosyltransferase — encoded protein: MKVKTADAAGVSLRKALVYGLTAAALVGALTLPALVSVAYERTLRTVLLVLLLGLVGRTYLSSLLAFARTEPPGDLPDDLPLVSVVIPAYNEEPVLADTIEAALALEYPRERLEIVVCYEADSTDRTGAIAERYGAEYDAVKAVERDEPGGGKAKATNYALQYATGDLIASIDADHEFAPDAVSRAVRWFESDDEIWCVKGRCYGRNPTDSLLALHATIERHIAELADLFGRQVFGGFTIFGGGQAFFRAEMFDELGMFDEDVLVEDIDMSARIHAHGKRLQVDPYILTFEENPATLSGWWSQRSRWARGWMQVAVRHLLPLSRNDTLDRRQRADAIYTFSYALLPVLLVLVAPLFVLDQFVLDSSTWLPFDDYLWTAIGLGPVVCSYLIFARDWREGYSHHPVEYLAAFTLWFYFFFQSIVYVVAFLDEFVFDTESVYVTTSRSGAPEAEPEQSPTTDD
- a CDS encoding glycosyltransferase family 39 protein, whose protein sequence is MGRFTRRRARRWLARCWGRAAAAARAQPAHALALALVTAAGVALRLYGLGAESFWIDEAITATLIERSGPLELVTVVPREQPHLPPYYVLLDLWAGVVGRGDAALRALSALFGVATLPFVYGVGRRLFDRRVGLLALALTAGSRIQLYYAQEARMYAMLTALTVASYYCLLRRDEPRWAAGYVVTAAGAAYVHPFGGLGVLGGLAYLALAARLDARGRRSSEWPGIAGDRRAPALVGLALVPLVVAAAREFAVGFELTYLSRPGVDEVARSLLAFFGSWPTPGVGVAVGALLALLAVAAFTRLAVAAMGRRPPTRGVGATLLLACWAAVPVAVLVAASHLLTPVFWYRYALPAAPACYLLVAHGGVWLTDRAAAWLAARRSTDTGTVTATDGGRRRLALVLRAALALVLVCSLVPSVAAYHTTDGKDQWEEAVGAVESRADPGDLVLVDGCLMRLGYDRYREREDLAVRGVIDVESAMGVSETPPAVVARAVRNRSTVWTVLAHVSDREEHRLRDIVRETHRPAWNGSYVSIEVTRYERRTTAERGVANGSLPSRSAFDCRNHLL
- a CDS encoding sulfatase, whose product is MRDVVLVTVDSLRADTVGFMADRAPDTPALDSLAAHPATTVATRAFSVGSYTKMAFPGILTGTSPRAYGGEESLAGRPHVAEAFADADYRTGAFHSVGYLSLGTGYERGFDHFDDGIHDPAAVAGRHDADDGDGEEATDAAGAAAGPVARLKRLARRLPDDSLPARALRRGYGEARWLSMWAGSEPYTAAAELTDRALDWLGRADGPHFCWLHYMDPHVPYLPREGTVSEGVSRRRAVQLMRRSEGNDPDAMSDTDMRDFRRLYHGETAYLDRHLGRLFEGLEALDDPLVVLCSDHGDAFGEHGLLRHGGPPLGSLVHVPCLVHDRGGGERPDEVRTPVSAVDLVPTLLDGAGLPGDDRLVGRSVFALPADGDRTVFAYRGNPEATPYHVTAIDGDRQVVRRLFAPDGTRDGTETGYRLGTSTAERVDEPAPDLSAAIDDHLADLDTTAGDDDRHEPSTAVEERLARLGYRDRDL